A stretch of DNA from Methanobacterium sp. Maddingley MBC34:
TTTTGGAAACCTTCTTTATAGATTCCACCATATCGTGGTTTTTGGAGTACTCCCTGGTTAAGAGGTGGCAGATGACTTCGGAGTCAGTGGATGATTGAAATTTTATTCCTTCTTTCTCCAGATCTCTTTTGAGTTCCATGGAGTTAATAATATCTCCATTATGAGCTATAGCAATGTTTCCCATGTCAAATTTGCTTATAAATGGCTGGGAATTTTGAATTTGTGATTCACCTGTTGTAGAGTAACGTACATGGCCTATTCCCACATTTCCATCCAGTCCTTCGATGTTTCCGTTGTTGAACACGTCGCAGACCAGTCCCATACCTCTATAGGTACGCATCTCCTCACCATTGTGGGCGGATATGCCCGCAGACTCTTGTCCACGGTGTTGTAACGCATATAATCCGTAATATAGTTCTCTGGAAATGTTATGGGACTTATTATGGGAATAAGCACCTACAATACCACATTTATCCTGCACTTGGAATTCTCCCTTATTATCTTAGGCATAGGTATTTTTTTAAAAAGAGATGGAAAAATCAATTAATTACACTACTCCTTGAGTAAGTGTGGACTGAATTTCTCATCACCTATTTCTTCCTTAAGATCTTCAATTTTTGAATCGTAAAAAATGAGCACCGTACGAATAACCTTCAACCAATCCACTGCATCTTTCCGAGATGGGGCAGTTATGAAACCTTGCCCTAAAACAATGTTATCTGGTTTAAATTCGCTGGTAATAAAAGTAATATGTTCTTCTTCATCTAAGGTTTCATTAAAGGTTTCTTTCCACAGTTCGCTGAGAGAGAATCTTTCATACAGATTTTTATTTATTAAAATTCCGTATTGGTTCTTCACATCAGCATAGCGCTGTTTTGTGACCTTAAATTCTTCCTGTAAACTTGACCGCTTTAATTTGAGCCTTTCCTGGGAATCAGTTAGTTCTTGATTCTCTAAGATGAGTTCATCCTTTTGTGAAGACAGATCCTGAATTTCTTTATTCAATTCCTTAATTTTAGCTTCAGATTCTTTGAGTCTATCTTTAGTTTCCTGGAAACGTCCCAGGTTAGCGATGGATAATAATCCAGAACGAATTATAGCATTTTTAATTTCCCTTCTAATAAGTACGGGGTCAATATACTCCACGTCATGGCCAAAGGGGAGTTTCATCCTTTCTATATGGCCCACTTCTTTTTTGAGAACTTTCTGGAATTTTTCAGCCAGTTCTCTTCCAGGGGCATCCACATCAGTGGCGATTAAAACAATATCTGCACCATTAACTGCTTTTTTAGCTATTTCTATGTTGGTGGTGGGTATAATGGAGGAGATGGTTATGTGGTACTCCGCTCCCAGGGCAATGTTCTGCAATGCCCGGGAGACGTTTTCCACGTCTGAAGCTCCTTCCACAATAATACGCACATCGATGGGATTTCTAATTTCCATCTATTTCAACCTGTAGCCGTTAAGTTTCTTGTTCTGCCAGCTGTAGGTCCTGACCCTTTTGGATCTTCCAAATCCACAGGCAGCACAGTAACGCTTCCTGGCATTGTATGAATTTTTCCCACATCTTCTACAACGGATATGGGTTTTTTTGTTACGTTTACCAAATGATGGTGTACCTTTCAATTTAATATCCTCCTAATAATATCTCCCGGTTCATTTAACCGGTACTTACGTTTATCCTGGTGATATGTATACTATGTTATCCCCACGTATGAGGACCACGCCTAATCTTCTTGATGATTCGCCGCTTTCTAATTCTTCAGCGTCATTCAGAACTAAATTCATATGCATATCAAAGCTTTCAAGAACTCCACGGAATTCTCTGCCGCCTTTAAGTTTAATTAACACTTGAGAGTTAAGGGCTCGACCTAATACGTCTAATGGTCGGGATGTATTTACATTCTTCTGTACACTCACTATTATCACCTTTCCTATACCATGAATGTTGGTAAGATTTATATTTAAATGTACCGCCATCAAAAATATAAAAGTGAGAATGGAAACTAAAATTAGGGTGAATTATAATTGAAAATAAAAAAGAGATATCATCTGAAAAAAAAGAAATTAAAAGAGTTTCAAGCCAAACTAGGGCCTTATGCATCATTAATACCTTCTAAATCCAAAGTAGAGATCTTAGAAAGTGATCTGCCTGAATTGATCCTGGTAGATGGTGATCCCCTCATTATAATCCTGGATGGAGAACCATTTCCCACCCTGAAAGGAGCTCTAAAACACCCAATCAAAAGTCATATGGTGGTGGTGGACATGGGGGCAGTGAAATTCATGGCCAGCGGGGCTGATGTGATGTCTCCGGGTATTGTTGAGGCCGACCCCCAGATCCAGGAGGGAGATACAGTTATCGTGGTTGATGAAAACCACCGTAAACCCCTGGCCATGGGAACTGCCATCATATCTGGAGAAGAGATGGTAGATAAAGATAAGGGCAAGGCAGTGAAGACCTTACACTACATTGGGGATAAGATCTGGAATCTTGATGTTTAAGTAGTGGGGGATTTCCATTATATAGATTTAGCTATTAAAACAACATTAAATTTAGTTTTAGGGAGATTAAATACAATGAATGGAGAAAAACAATGGAAATGTGGTATATATTTGCAAGTGTGCCTCTTTTAGGCGCGGTTATACATTTTTTCTTAAGTAAAAAGCCTAAATCACTTAACCGGATAAGCGAATTATTGTTATTATGGTATTTAGGTGTGGGAATTGGTGTTGGGTCCCTTTTTAGTGGTCTGGTACAAGTTTTAAGTCCAGAAATGGTAGCTCAATCAACAGGATGGGCTTATTCTCCATTTTTGCGTGAGGTAGGATTTGCAAATATTTCATATGGTATTTTAGGTCTTTTGGCAGTGAAATTCAGGAATTTCTGGGCACCGGCCATCATTGCTTATGCAGTATTCATGTGGGGTGCAGCTGCAGGTCACATCTATGAAATACAGCAAACAGCAAATCTTTCAGCAGGTAATGCTGGAGCCGTACTTTACCTTGACATTTTAATGCCTATATTTCTGATAATATTACTGGCAGTATATCATAAGACTCTAGAAAACAACACAGGCAGTGAATCTGTTAGTTGATGGGGAGATATTATTAAATAATGGGATTCAATATTATTTAACACTACTTGATGGGGTTTAATGCTTATTTATTGAATTTAGGGGTGTTTATAATAATATGCAAGTCTTATCATGATCTGATTATTAAAAATTGGTGTTTAATATGGTAGAACTAAGATACTCCTCAGGCAAGCTACTTTCACCTGAGGTTCATAAAGTAGGAATCATGGCCATTGGTTCTCACCTGGAAAATCATGGTGCCGCACTTCCCATTGACACTGATTCTAAAATCGCATCTCACCTGGCACTTCAAGCATCTATTCGCACTGGGGCTAAATTTTTAGGCATATTATATGCTGCAACAGAGTATGATTACGTTAAGCATGGTATACATCTGCCTGCAGATGTTCTGGTGGAAAATGAACTTGTTCCCACTTTAAAAAATGCCAAAAATAATCTAGATCTGGAAGCTGTGGTCCTGGTAAATGGTCATGGTGGGAATGTACCCATCAAAGATTATCTGGATGATATTGAAGGGGAACTTGGCCTTGAAATCATTTTCAACAACAAGATTGTGGAAATCGAGGGACCTCATGCAGGTACAGGAGAACTTTCCATGGGGGTGGTTCTGGGAATGGCAGATGAATCATCTCTTAATGAACACTGTCAGTTTGATGAGTACCCTGAAGTGGGAATGGTTGGTCTTTTAGAGGCACGCCATCAAAGTAAAGGTATTGATGAGGGGGCATGTGAAGTTCAAAAGCAGGGTGTTTTTGTGGATCGGGAATTAGGTGAATCCCTTCTTGAAACTGCTGTTTGTGATATTATTAGGGATATTGAGAGTTTATTGAGTTGAGTTATTTTAGATTATTCTATGAGTATGGCAAAATCAAGGTAAGGATTGATATTCATTAACACAATACATTACTATATTAATGACTTACTCTAAGTGACAATTGATTGAATTATTAGAGGTGTGAAGATGTTTTGTCCCAACTGCGGAACTGAAGTTAGTGGAAAATTTTGCCCAAATTGTGGTGAATCAATGGAAACAGCCATAGAAGAACCTGTTCAAAGCCCTGAAATACAACCCGCAGCAACTGCTGCACCAGTTGCTGGTTCTTCCAGTAAATATTCTGTGGATGATTTCATCAACAAAACCATGGAAAAAAGTGGTTCCGGTGAAACATTCGAGATTGAAAACAACTATCTGCTGAATATAAACCTTAATGGCAAGGTTTGGTCAAAAAAAGGAGCAATGGTGGCTTATACAGGTGATGTCAAGTTCAAAAGAGAGGGAACTTTAGAACATGGAATTGACCGGTTTGTTAAAAAAGCAGTAACCGGTGAGTCAAGCACCTTAATGAAAATGAAAGGTCAGGGAAAGGTTTACCTTGCAGATCAGGGAAAAGAAATCGTTGTTTTGAACCTTCAAAATGAAAGGATTTATGTTAATGGAAACGATCTTCTGGCTTTTGAAGAGCAGATTGACTGGGACATAACCATGATGAGTTCTGGTGTGGGAATGTCTGCTGGTGGTCTGTTCCACGTGAAACTGGAAGGAACAGGTATGGTGGCCATAACCACTCATTTCACACCCATCACCCTGGTGGTAACTCCAGACCAGCCAGTGTACACGGATCCCAATGCTACCGTGGCCTGGTCCGGTGGTTTAAGCCCATCTGTTAAGGCGGATATGGACTTTAAAACACTACTGGGTAAGGATAGTGGTGAAACATTCCAGTTAAAATTCCAGGGCCAGGGATTTGTAATTGTACAGCCATTCGAAGAGTTCTAAGAAAGAGTTTTAATTAATAAAACTCTTTTTTTAAGTTAATATGGGGTTTTTTTAACAAAAATATAAAAATCTTTTTAATATTTATTTTATCTCGTAAATTTTATCCAAATTAATCAAAGTCAGTCCACCTTTCAATCAGTTTTTTTCTTTGTTTTGAAGTTGTATGGCCAATCTTGACCTTTCAAGAGCTAGACCCAACTGCAATCCAATGGAACTAAGGTTTTCAAGACTGGTTTTATTGTAGGTCTTCACGTCTCTGCTCCCCATGTTAAGAAGCCCGATTATCTTTTCACCACTTTTTATGGGTAGTATGAGAAGAGTTTCTACCATGTTCTTTTTTATAGCGGGGTCTATCAGATCATAATCTGCAGATTCTGAGGTAATGTAGACTAAACTTTGATTTTTCAGTGTTTTATTAAAAAGATCCTTGAAAATCCCGGCTATACACATATTTCTCAAGTTTTCAGGTAAATTCTTATGGACCTTCAAGGCCAATTCCTCTTTATCGTCAGTAAGGTAAATGCATCCCATTTCAAAACCAAGGGCATCTATGGTACTGGTCACTGATTTTGCCAAAATTTCATCCTCTTCAGTGATGGAGTTAAGCACGGATGAAACATTATTCATGGCCACCAGAGTATTAATGTACTCATTTTTTTCATGTGTCAGTCTTTTTATCTTGAAAAACACTGATAATTCATCTGCAACCATCTCCACATTCTCAATATTAACTGAATTCACAGATTCAGATTGGGTTAACAGTACTATGGCACCAATGGCATGATCTTCATTGATAATGGGAACGGAGAGCATCATGGACAATGAACTATTTTTTAGGTGGGATTGGACGGCTTCAAGATCAAAATCACCATTTCCTACAGATAAAGTCTCCAGATAATCCATACTTTTCCCTATGAATCCTTCTAGATCCCCCCGTATCTGGGCACTATTTTTAAGTGATGGGGTCTGGTACTGGAGATGCAGCTTACCTCCATTTTTAAGGAATATCCCACAGTATTCAGTGGGAAGTAAACTGTTAATTCCCTCAAACACTTCTTTAAAGGTTTGTTCTCCACGGTCTCTGGAACTGATGGAACGAGCAATGGATAAGAGAATTTCTAATTCTCTTTTTGTGCGTTTGGATTGGGAAAGATCCTCTCCAATGATTGTGGTTCCGTTGATTTCCTTATTTTCCCCTATTATGGGATGGATGGAAATTTTATATGGTCGGTATACATTTGATTTTTCCATAAAATCGATTTCAAAAGTGGTACTGTGACCTGCTTTAAGGGAACCAATGGCCTTATCTATTACAATCATTTCCTGGGGATTAACCAGCTCTTGGAGGTTATTTTTCCCCTTAAAGAAGGTCTTAAAGGTGTCGTTGGTTGCTATGATGTTTCGATAATTGTTTATGGTAAACAATAAAGTGTCAGGGTTGTCAATAGATCTTTTAAGGTCGGATTCTTTATAGATTAAGTTATGCAGTTCGGAAGCTACACTTACAAGTGTATCCATGCTACCTGTATCTTCTGGTCTAATTATGGGTCCAGAAACGATATTTGTTTTAGGGAATTTAGTCAAACTCCATAATTTGCTCCTACCAACGAAACGGTAGTTGATAATTCCTTTAGCATTTAGGATTTCCAGGTACTTTAACACTGTGGCCCTACTCCTGCTGGTGCCCCTGGTAATTTTATCCAGCATGCACTCCTCTGGAGGATGGGAACTGATGTATGATATGATCAGTCTTTCGGTATCAGTTAGTTCTTTATCATGTTCAGTCATGATCTTCTCACTCCCCTCTCTTTCTATACTATATAGTATAATGATTAGTTAATATATAAGTTTATAAATTATTCAAAAATTACAAAATAATCGTATGTATTAAAAGTTCATCAGGAGTATTTTAATTTTTTAATTGCATTTATTTTTTATTAATAGATTGGGGCTATAATGGGGATTATTTTTATTTAATAATGGTTGATAACTTTTTTTAGTTGTTTTAGGTATGTTTTTTGGGTTTACAATTTTTTCATTTTACCTTCTCTTTGTGTTTTTATTCGGAAGATTTATATAATGTAAGTTATACTATACCTTATAGTTATACTATAAAGTATATATTTTTTGGAGATGAAAAAATGCGCTACGAAACTGAAGCAAAAGAGTTGATTCAATTACTGGGACTTAAAGGAAGTCCAGTAGCAGTTAAACTGGTTAAAACTCCGGATGACATCCCTGAAGGTTATGAAAAGATTCCTGAAACCAAAAGGCACTGTGAATTCATTCAAAACACCAGACTCAAAGGTGATACAGGATATGCAACGGCTGAAGAACACATGTGCAAAGGCGGAGCCGGAGTCATGGGAATTGGTCAATTACCTCCCACTGTAGCTGATGGCACTATGTACCACAAATTAGGAAACTTCAAAACACCAGAGGGGGCTCTGGATACTGTGGAAGCCATACCCAAATCAAGTGAGGAACACTATGCTTCATTATATGCAGCACTGGAAACAGCAAACTTTGAACCAGATGTTGTGGTAATGGTACTCAACCCAAAACAGGCATTAAGAGTCAGCCAAGCATATCTCAACGCTAAAGGTGGCCGAATATCCAGCGACTACTCTGGAATACAATCACTATGTGCCGATGCAGTGGTTGCAGTAAAAGAGCGCGGTGTGCCCAACATGACCCTGGGATGTAATGGATCACGAGGATACGCTGGTGTTGGTGATGAAGAGTTGGTTATTGGAATACCTCCTGAAAACCTAAAAGACATATTAGGAGCTTTAAAAACCTTCCAGGAAAAATGGAGATGAACATAACATCTCCATTAATCTTAAACTCATCATTTGGAATTTAACGAGTATTAAACAGATTAGAGGGGTGTAAAATATGAAAAAAATCGAAGCCCGGGGAATAAAAGCCCCAAACGCAGCTATACTTATGGAAAACATCTTAAAACAGGATTCTACCAGTGGACTCATAATAACTCTCAGCCCTGGTTCAGAAGAAGGGTTGGATAATGTTGCTTGGAAGTATGGCCTTGGAATAGAAGTTGAAACGAAAGAAAATGAAGTGGTGGTATGTTTGGCCAAAAATTTAGGGGATAGGGAAGATCTGGAAGAACTTGATGTCACAGGAGAAACATGTCCCGGACCAATTATCATTGCCGGTGACAAACTGGGTTGCATGGAGAATGGGGATAGAGTGAAGATAAAAAACAACAACCTGGAAACCATTGAAGATATAGCAATAGCTCTGCCTGAAATGGGTGGAAAACTAGTGGATCAAGGAATTGACGGTGAAAAACATTACCTGGTAATTGAGAAAGTGGATAAACAAGACTCAAAAGAGACTACAACTTCAGTCAACCGTGATAAAGTTCTGGTGGTTCAAAGTAATGGAATTGGTAATGCAGAGCGTGCTTATGCTACTTTCATATTCGCAAAAGCTGCTCTTAGCATGGGTAAAAATGTAAGCATATTCTTACTTATGGATGGAGTGAGCATAGCTCCTAAAGGTAACGCAGCCACAGTGAAACATCCTGCCTTTGACCGATTGGACCATCTAATGACCGAAGCAATTGATGCTGGTGCAACCATCTACGTGTGCGAGTTAAGTGCTAATTTCAGGGGAATCAAACAAAAAGACCTGGAAAAAGGTTGTAAACTGGCAGGAGCAGCAACTTACGTTACTTTACTTTCAGATCCCACTTATGCTGTGGTTAACTTTTAAATAAGGAAATTTTACACTGAAGATTTTTATTGAAGATTTTTATTGAAGATTTTTATTGAAGATGAAACATCAAACGAGATGATGAGGATTTTGTTTTGAGATTAACTATTTGATAACTGGAATTGAAAATTAAAAAGGTGAAAAAAATGCAGGTTACCTATCCCGTGATTATTCTGGCCATACTGGCAAGTGGACTTGTAAGTGGGTTTATAACATTCCGGATGCATGGAATGCGACTGGCACCACATTTTGTGGTACTGATATTGGCTCTGGTAGCTACACTGATAAACATCATCAGTGGAAATTATTACATCCTTTGTGCTGCTGTTTTACTACAGGTTGTAACTACTATAACCGCATTTACCCAGACATGGACCACATTGAAGTATAACTTTCAAACTGCACCAGCATACGCCCCACACTTGACTTTAATGACTATGTTACCCGTACTTGCTGTGGCATCATTGATTTGAATTCTTACTTTTTTATTCATTTATTTTTTTTAATGGCGAATTTTTAATGGATTTACTAGTCTAAAATTCCAGTACCCTGATAAATTTACATTCTAAGCCTATTTAACATATTTAAATTATTTTACAATAAATAAGTCTAATGAAAGATTAGGCTGATCAAAGAAAATTAACTATTTTAAGTCCTTTTTAAGAGAATTAGAATATCTTAAGTTTTAGATTAAGAATTGATTTGATCTTAAGAAAAATTATAATTAGTATTAAAACTTATATTTAGTAGGGGAACGTAAAAAAATCCCAAAATCAAATTAACCCAATAGAGGGGTGTTGTATTTGACCAAGGTAATAAAAAAGAAAGGCTCGATTGAATCATTTAATCCAAATAAAATTAAAGGTTCACTCCAAAAGGCAACTATAGATGCAGGGTACAGTCTGGATGAGAAAAAGGATATTATAAATCAGGTCTTTATTAATATCAATAAAAAAATCGATGAAGAGGAAGAAATTAAAAGTGAAACCATCAAAATGTGTCTTTTAACAGAATTAGATAAATGTGAGCCATATATTGCTAAATCATGGCGTAGATTTGATGATAAATACAAATCAAGATGAATGCTTATTTTTTTTAAGCCTCAATCCTTGGTTTTCAATGGGATAAATCTTTAAAGAATAAATTTTGGAGATATAAACCATGGTACTGCCTGATCTTTACCCTCAAATATTCAAGCGAAAATCCATTAGAAATTATGATCTTACTCCATTGGAGGATGCTGAACTTGAAAATATTCTTGAACAGATTAACAATTTGGAACCATTGTATGCTGATATTAAGGTGGATTTGAAGATCGTATTCCAAAATGATGTTAATCAGAGGATGATGAAGAAAGCACCCCACTATATTGCGGTTTTCTCAGAAGCTAAAGATGGTTATAAGACCAATGTAGGGTTCATGCTCCAGCAGATGGATCTCTTCTTTTCAGCCAATGGTTTGGGCAGTTGCTGGCAGGGAATCCCCAAACTAAAGAAAAATGTTTTGGAAAGTTCAAATCTTGAATTCGTCATTTTAATGGCATTTGGAAAGGCAAAAATGCCATTACACCGAACCAACACTATAGAATTCAAGAGAAAACCTCTCCCACAAATAAGTGATATTAGAAATAAAGGATCTGTAGGAACATTGTTGGAAGCAGCTCGCCTGGCTCCCTCAGCAACTAACAGCCAGCCATGGTTTTTTAAGGGTAATCATAATGTAATTCATGCTTATGTAGTAAAACCAAACATTTTCAGGGCTATTATGCTGAAAAAATATATTAGGATTGATATGGGTATTGCACTTTACCATCTGAAGCTGGCAGCAGAGCATTTAGGGAAAACAACCAGAATTATTTTTGATGAAACTGGAGATGAAAATGCGCCCCATGGATATGAATATGTGACCAGTTTGAAAATTGAGTAACGATTTGAAAATCGTTTATTTTTAATTCACTGAAACTTGTTTAATTCACTGAAATTGTTTTTATTATTAAAAAAATAATATTTAAAAAATAACAAAAAATCTTTTTTGTCCATTATCAGTATATTATGGGGTTAATATAAATTTACACTAGTAAATAACCTCTAAATTGGGTTAAACTTTAGGGGATTAAACTTTAGGGCACTCCCCAAAAAATTTTAACTTTACCTGCTATTTTTTTACCCTGCTTGCGTCCTGCTTGAGCAGATACCCTGCGGAAATTGGCATCAAGAGGGTTGGGCCCTTTAGCTTCCAGTGACTCTTCATCAGGGGTGATGACCATAACCTGGGAACCGGATGTTTTTAGCTGGGCCAGTTCCTCTTCAAAGGTGATGCGGTGCATGGTGGGGCCCATTGCTGGTGTAATCATGTTGGGTTCGGCAACAATTATAAAGACCTGATCATAGCCCTGGGCTATATCGGCGTTGGTCCCGGAACTCATACCTCCATCAATATATCTGCGGCCATTGATTGTGGTGGGTGGATAGACACCTGGAATAGCTGAGCTGGCAGATACAGCAAGTAAAAGCGGAACATCTGAATCCTGGTCAAATTTAACCCATTCACCTGTCTCGGCATCAACGGCATTAATTATCAGTTTTCTCTCCATATTCCATTCATGAACTGGCAAACGTGATGCCATCATTTTCAATCTCTCCTCCTCTTCCATGGTTGGTGCGGCCAGTGCTGCTTCTCCAATAAGTGCCCTTGCTGTTTGTGAATCAGGGGAGCTCATAATAGCTGCAGCCATCATCTGGCGGAATTTATGTCCATTGAAATCCACCTGTTTTTCAACGGTCTCATTGATTGGTTTCAACTGGAGGTTGTAGAGTTCTTCCAGGCTGAGACCACTGGTGATCTGAGCCCCTACACTGGAACCAGCAGATGTTCCTACGATAAGTTCCGCGTGGGTTACATCCACTCCACTTTCTTCAAGTCCGAAAAGAATACCTAATTCCCAGGCGGTCCCTGTAATTCCGCCCCCACTCAAGACCAGTGCTTTTGATGGTTTATCCTTTTTAGCCATTATTTACCTCCTCCAACTGATGATATAATTTTACAGAAAATTTCAACTGGAATATCTGGATTTTACCGGTATTCTACAGATTTTGCCGGTATTTAAATATTCATTATTATTTGAACTTTCAATGTTTAATCATATTAATTTTAAAGGAAGAGAATTATAATTTAATAATTAATGGCTTAATCTGCCATTTCACGGTATTTAACAGCAATTTCAGCAAAAGAATTTGCTATGTAATGCACCTGTTCCTGGCTGAAACCGTAGACACTGCATTTGAACCACTGGGTCTGTCCTCGTTTGATTCCCACAATATTCCTCTTTTTAAGCTCTTCATAAAGATAAAAACCTTTACGTGGATGTTTACCTGCGATACTATGGAAAAATGGTGTTTCAAATCGCACCAGATCATGTTCAGTGGGACGCACACCGATCTGCCTAACCCCACTTATTTTTTCCATTTCAGAAACGAAATAACGGGTTTTTTCCACTTCAACATCCCAATTGTTAACCCGATGAATTATGTGAGGTAAAGATGCCATTAATGTTGCAATAGGAGCTCCACGACTGGTGCATCCCATCATCTCCAGTTCCTTCACTTGATGTCGGTTTGATCTTTTTAAAACCAGGTCTGCCCATTCTTCCTGCACTCCCAGAATGCCTATGGGTCCGGAGGCAGCCATACTCTTATGACCACTTCCCACCACGAAATCCACATTCCACCTCTTGGCATCTATGGGCATTCTTCCCATGGAGTATGCACAGTTTAAGAGGAAGGGAATACCCGCGTCATGAGCTATTTTGCCAATAGCCCGGGCATCAGTTACATTACCGTAATCTCCATCCACATGGGTCAGGAGAATCAGACTAACATCTTCACCCATGTCATAAAGTTCATCAAGGGTTTCCCGGTACCCTTCAGCGTCAATACGATATTCAGGATCATCACTACTGGGAACTTCCACGATGTTAAGCCCGTTTCGTTCTGCTGCCAGGTGACTGGTGTAATGGGCATTACCATCCATCAATACAGTATCCCCAGGCCGGCAAAGAGCGTGCATAACTGCAAATTTACCTTCCCTTGCACCATGAACAGTTCGGGCATGATCGACACCAATAAAACTGGCCATATCATCCAGAAAACTATTTATAGATGGTTTTGGTATCTGATCCAGACGGCCGGCACAGTAATCACAGACACTGTATCCATCGGAAAATTCGTATAAAGCTTGGCGTGATTCAGGTGGAAGTACCCCTCCACGTTGAAGGGGATTAAGATTAAGATTTTCTCTTTCTGTTTGGCGATTAAGGGAGTAATCCTGACATTTCATATAAATTCACCAGGTATTGATTAACATTTAGTTGAAATAAACTTATATTGGATAAATAATTTTAATAATTTTTTACTTAAACTAGTTAGACTGTTTCACTTTTCTTTCTCTCTTTTGGTTCTCATATATTTTCTCCAGAATTAATGAATGATTTCTCCAGAGGATAATAAAAGGAGGGATGATAACGAAAAAATATAGGTTCATTATACTTCAATTTGGGGAGTTGGTGGTTTTGAATATGAATCCACCCACTTTTAGATCTATTTTCTTATCTTTAACATCTGAATAATAAACATTCAAACCATTAGGCAATTGGATAGTTTTAATTTCTATTTGGGATTGTAATTCCTTGAAAAATTGGGATCTGTCATCCATTATCCACACGATATTTTCAGTGGAAGATTTTATGGGAATTTCCAGTTCACTGGACTCGGAACTCGTGGAAGTATGATTTCTGCCATAGGAATAGGAAACCTGGTTGTTGAGTTTGTTACTTTTTAGTTGGGAGTTTTCAGAATCAAAAAGATAGTAAACATCATATTCTGGAAGTTGGTACATGGCCTTTCTCCAGCTGAA
This window harbors:
- a CDS encoding putative protein containing TOPRIM domain, potential nuclease (PFAM: Toprim domain), coding for MEIRNPIDVRIIVEGASDVENVSRALQNIALGAEYHITISSIIPTTNIEIAKKAVNGADIVLIATDVDAPGRELAEKFQKVLKKEVGHIERMKLPFGHDVEYIDPVLIRREIKNAIIRSGLLSIANLGRFQETKDRLKESEAKIKELNKEIQDLSSQKDELILENQELTDSQERLKLKRSSLQEEFKVTKQRYADVKNQYGILINKNLYERFSLSELWKETFNETLDEEEHITFITSEFKPDNIVLGQGFITAPSRKDAVDWLKVIRTVLIFYDSKIEDLKEEIGDEKFSPHLLKE
- a CDS encoding ribosomal protein L37E (PFAM: Ribosomal protein L37e), which codes for MKGTPSFGKRNKKTHIRCRRCGKNSYNARKRYCAACGFGRSKRVRTYSWQNKKLNGYRLK
- a CDS encoding small nuclear ribonucleoprotein (PFAM: LSM domain); this translates as MAVHLNINLTNIHGIGKVIIVSVQKNVNTSRPLDVLGRALNSQVLIKLKGGREFRGVLESFDMHMNLVLNDAEELESGESSRRLGVVLIRGDNIVYISPG
- a CDS encoding PUA-domain protein (PFAM: PUA domain~TIGRFAM: arCOG04150 universal archaeal PUA-domain protein; uncharacterized domain 2); translated protein: MKIKKRYHLKKKKLKEFQAKLGPYASLIPSKSKVEILESDLPELILVDGDPLIIILDGEPFPTLKGALKHPIKSHMVVVDMGAVKFMASGADVMSPGIVEADPQIQEGDTVIVVDENHRKPLAMGTAIISGEEMVDKDKGKAVKTLHYIGDKIWNLDV
- a CDS encoding putative protein, putative amidase (PFAM: Creatinine amidohydrolase), with translation MVELRYSSGKLLSPEVHKVGIMAIGSHLENHGAALPIDTDSKIASHLALQASIRTGAKFLGILYAATEYDYVKHGIHLPADVLVENELVPTLKNAKNNLDLEAVVLVNGHGGNVPIKDYLDDIEGELGLEIIFNNKIVEIEGPHAGTGELSMGVVLGMADESSLNEHCQFDEYPEVGMVGLLEARHQSKGIDEGACEVQKQGVFVDRELGESLLETAVCDIIRDIESLLS
- a CDS encoding hypothetical protein (PFAM: Protein of unknown function DUF124), producing the protein MFCPNCGTEVSGKFCPNCGESMETAIEEPVQSPEIQPAATAAPVAGSSSKYSVDDFINKTMEKSGSGETFEIENNYLLNINLNGKVWSKKGAMVAYTGDVKFKREGTLEHGIDRFVKKAVTGESSTLMKMKGQGKVYLADQGKEIVVLNLQNERIYVNGNDLLAFEEQIDWDITMMSSGVGMSAGGLFHVKLEGTGMVAITTHFTPITLVVTPDQPVYTDPNATVAWSGGLSPSVKADMDFKTLLGKDSGETFQLKFQGQGFVIVQPFEEF
- a CDS encoding hypothetical protein (PFAM: Uncharacterised ArCR, COG2043) → MRYETEAKELIQLLGLKGSPVAVKLVKTPDDIPEGYEKIPETKRHCEFIQNTRLKGDTGYATAEEHMCKGGAGVMGIGQLPPTVADGTMYHKLGNFKTPEGALDTVEAIPKSSEEHYASLYAALETANFEPDVVVMVLNPKQALRVSQAYLNAKGGRISSDYSGIQSLCADAVVAVKERGVPNMTLGCNGSRGYAGVGDEELVIGIPPENLKDILGALKTFQEKWR
- a CDS encoding putative peroxiredoxin (PFAM: DsrE/DsrF-like family; SirA-like protein); protein product: MKKIEARGIKAPNAAILMENILKQDSTSGLIITLSPGSEEGLDNVAWKYGLGIEVETKENEVVVCLAKNLGDREDLEELDVTGETCPGPIIIAGDKLGCMENGDRVKIKNNNLETIEDIAIALPEMGGKLVDQGIDGEKHYLVIEKVDKQDSKETTTSVNRDKVLVVQSNGIGNAERAYATFIFAKAALSMGKNVSIFLLMDGVSIAPKGNAATVKHPAFDRLDHLMTEAIDAGATIYVCELSANFRGIKQKDLEKGCKLAGAATYVTLLSDPTYAVVNF
- a CDS encoding putative transcriptional regulator (Zn ribbon and ATP-cone domain containing protein) (PFAM: ATP cone domain) translates to MTKVIKKKGSIESFNPNKIKGSLQKATIDAGYSLDEKKDIINQVFININKKIDEEEEIKSETIKMCLLTELDKCEPYIAKSWRRFDDKYKSR